One Chitinophagaceae bacterium C216 genomic window carries:
- the kojP gene encoding Kojibiose phosphorylase, translating to MKRFVLICCACIGLTALQAQDPLKITATQINPASYYGVTVANGMIGIVSSAVPFKVKEVVLAGAYDRYGRGRVSNFLRSFNLLNSYLEIDGKRIEAKDISGFTQTLDMKRAAFTTSFTYANKATVTYTYYALRHLPYTVLMDVQVAAKTNINITAASVMEAPDALRDVQNYYNEIDRPHVTISLLTSSASSPTGKLLMCASNTFLFSEPHGQEPRIIHEMWDNNMHLMKFSKMINAGTTYSFSIAGSSITSAHHEDPLNEAERATIFAKLEGRDRLVQFHTKAWEKLWESDIVIEGDPQSQQDVHSMMYHLYSFCREGSAFSPSPMGLSGLGYNGHVFWDTELWMYPAILVLHPEIAKSLIEYRFQRLEAAKRNAFSKGYKGAMYPWESAETGVEETPVWALSGPFEHHITACVGIAAWNYYCVTQDKEWLREKGWPILSATADFWSSRVERNGPGQYDIKNVVAADEWAENVDNNAFTNAAAICNLKYATEAAKVLGLTPNPDWLHVAENIPILRFENGVTKEHATYKGEGIKQADVNLLAYPLKMITHAEDIQRDLEYYETRVPDEGTPAMTQAIFSLLYARLGNREKAFHWFQDAYLPNLLPPFRVIAETKGGANPYFATGAGGVLQAVLMGFGGLDITASGIRQVPSVLPSHWKKLELRGIGLDKKTFIIK from the coding sequence ATGAAACGATTTGTTTTAATCTGTTGTGCATGTATTGGCTTAACTGCCCTGCAGGCTCAAGACCCGTTGAAGATTACCGCCACGCAAATCAATCCTGCTTCCTACTATGGTGTGACGGTGGCTAATGGTATGATCGGTATTGTATCATCAGCAGTGCCCTTTAAAGTAAAAGAGGTGGTACTGGCAGGAGCCTACGATCGATACGGAAGAGGTAGGGTAAGTAATTTTCTGAGAAGTTTTAACCTTTTGAATAGTTATTTAGAAATTGATGGCAAACGCATCGAAGCAAAGGATATATCAGGCTTTACACAAACGCTGGATATGAAGAGGGCCGCATTTACAACTTCTTTTACTTATGCCAATAAGGCTACGGTTACTTACACTTATTATGCATTGCGTCACTTGCCTTATACCGTTTTGATGGATGTACAAGTTGCGGCTAAGACTAATATCAATATTACTGCTGCAAGTGTAATGGAAGCTCCTGATGCATTACGCGATGTGCAGAATTACTATAATGAAATCGATAGACCTCATGTAACCATCAGTTTGCTAACTTCTTCTGCAAGCAGCCCCACAGGTAAATTGCTGATGTGTGCGAGCAACACCTTTTTGTTTAGTGAACCTCACGGGCAAGAACCGCGTATCATTCATGAAATGTGGGATAACAATATGCATTTGATGAAGTTTTCGAAAATGATAAATGCCGGTACTACGTATAGTTTTTCAATTGCCGGTTCTTCCATCACTTCTGCTCATCATGAAGATCCTTTGAATGAAGCTGAACGCGCTACCATCTTTGCAAAATTGGAAGGTAGAGATAGGCTCGTGCAATTTCATACGAAGGCTTGGGAAAAATTATGGGAAAGTGATATTGTGATAGAAGGCGACCCGCAGAGTCAGCAGGATGTACATAGCATGATGTATCATTTATATTCTTTTTGTAGAGAAGGAAGTGCGTTTTCTCCATCCCCCATGGGATTGAGCGGACTGGGTTATAACGGCCATGTATTTTGGGATACCGAATTATGGATGTATCCGGCAATTTTGGTCTTACATCCCGAAATTGCAAAAAGCCTGATTGAATATCGTTTCCAACGTTTGGAAGCCGCCAAGCGCAATGCATTTAGCAAAGGTTACAAAGGGGCCATGTATCCTTGGGAAAGTGCAGAAACTGGTGTAGAGGAAACTCCTGTATGGGCACTCAGCGGGCCGTTTGAACATCATATCACGGCTTGTGTGGGAATTGCCGCTTGGAACTATTATTGTGTAACACAAGATAAAGAATGGTTACGTGAAAAAGGATGGCCCATTTTGTCAGCAACAGCCGATTTCTGGTCTAGTAGGGTAGAACGTAATGGACCCGGCCAATATGATATCAAAAATGTAGTAGCTGCGGATGAGTGGGCCGAAAATGTAGATAACAACGCTTTTACCAATGCTGCAGCCATTTGTAATTTGAAATATGCAACAGAAGCGGCAAAAGTCTTAGGACTTACTCCTAACCCAGATTGGTTGCATGTGGCGGAGAATATTCCTATATTGAGGTTTGAAAATGGCGTTACGAAAGAGCACGCCACTTATAAAGGTGAAGGCATCAAACAGGCTGATGTGAATTTGCTTGCATATCCCTTGAAAATGATTACACATGCTGAGGACATTCAGCGCGATCTGGAATATTATGAAACCCGTGTGCCCGATGAAGGAACACCGGCCATGACACAGGCAATCTTTTCCTTGCTTTATGCAAGGCTTGGTAATAGAGAAAAAGCGTTTCATTGGTTTCAGGATGCGTATTTGCCTAATCTATTGCCTCCGTTTAGGGTAATTGCAGAAACCAAGGGAGGAGCCAATCCTTATTTCGCTACCGGAGCAGGAGGTGTATTGCAGGCAGTGCTCATGGGGTTCGGAGGATTGGATATTACTGCAAGCGGTATCCGTCAGGTACCGTCTGTGCTACCGTCGCACTGGAAAAAATTAGAGTTGAGAGGCATCGGTCTGGATAAAAAAACTTTCATCATAAAATAA
- the susD_1 gene encoding Starch-binding protein SusD, whose amino-acid sequence MKSRILTYIFAIGALSAGFTACTKLEEEFRSELQEGTSNNVDPAGLLVTAYTSLNTPYQHDQRWVLQEISTDAAMAPTRGGDWDDNGMHRSIHLHTWNPDNGYMNNTFVNLGSAIYNATNVLRYNPSAQQAAEARFIRAIAMFDMLDLFGVAVLREGDALEDFRTPPSVLQPQEAIDYLINELNGIMGDLPNNGPTGAYVANKNAARTLLMKIYLNKGTFLNRQSPTFDAADMNKVISLAEEIMGSGLYSVSAPGKYFDNFAPDNDVKSTENIYTLLNKNGERGGNIDRTWNTIAHYNMLPGGWNGWCTLSDYYDKFSASDERRGIYYDYPADTTSNRTKGYHRQNVGFLVGQQYSYVTNQPLMARNPANTPLVFTREVTIRTSGATIETAGIRPIKYTFDYSVTGQRNNDWVVFRYSDVLLMYAEAILRGGTGASTTPLALVNSIRVNRGVPALSSLTLDELLDERARELYWEGWRRQDLIRFGKFLQAWQEKPADPDPKTLVYPIPSQQIAVNPNLTQNPGYNEQ is encoded by the coding sequence ATGAAATCAAGAATCTTAACATACATATTTGCAATAGGCGCTCTGTCAGCAGGTTTTACTGCCTGTACTAAGCTGGAAGAGGAGTTTAGAAGTGAGTTGCAGGAAGGTACTTCTAACAATGTGGATCCTGCAGGCTTGTTAGTAACCGCTTATACTTCGCTCAATACTCCATATCAACATGATCAACGCTGGGTGTTACAGGAAATTTCTACCGATGCAGCGATGGCGCCCACACGCGGCGGTGACTGGGACGATAATGGTATGCACCGTTCTATTCACCTGCACACTTGGAATCCCGATAATGGATACATGAATAACACTTTTGTGAATTTGGGTAGTGCTATTTATAACGCTACAAACGTACTACGTTATAATCCTAGCGCGCAGCAAGCTGCAGAGGCCAGATTCATCAGGGCTATTGCTATGTTTGATATGCTGGATTTATTTGGCGTGGCAGTATTGCGCGAAGGCGATGCATTGGAAGACTTCAGAACTCCTCCCTCTGTTCTTCAGCCTCAAGAGGCAATAGACTACCTGATTAATGAGCTGAATGGTATCATGGGCGATTTGCCTAATAACGGCCCTACCGGAGCTTATGTTGCTAATAAAAATGCAGCAAGAACACTGCTGATGAAGATTTACCTGAATAAGGGCACATTCCTCAATCGTCAGTCACCTACTTTTGATGCGGCTGATATGAATAAGGTCATCTCTTTGGCGGAAGAGATTATGGGGTCTGGTTTATACTCGGTATCGGCTCCTGGTAAATATTTTGACAACTTCGCTCCGGATAATGATGTGAAATCCACCGAAAACATTTATACACTGCTGAATAAAAACGGCGAAAGAGGGGGAAATATCGACAGAACTTGGAATACAATTGCGCACTACAATATGCTGCCAGGAGGATGGAACGGTTGGTGTACTTTATCAGATTACTACGATAAGTTCTCTGCATCCGACGAAAGACGGGGCATCTACTATGATTATCCCGCCGATACTACATCTAACAGAACTAAGGGATATCATCGTCAGAATGTAGGATTTCTGGTGGGGCAGCAATACAGCTATGTTACCAATCAGCCTTTGATGGCGCGTAATCCAGCCAATACTCCATTGGTATTTACCAGAGAAGTAACCATTCGTACATCCGGTGCTACAATTGAAACAGCCGGAATTCGTCCAATAAAGTATACTTTTGATTATAGTGTCACAGGTCAAAGAAATAACGACTGGGTTGTATTTCGCTATTCGGATGTATTGTTGATGTATGCTGAAGCAATTTTAAGAGGTGGTACCGGTGCTTCCACAACACCGCTGGCTTTGGTTAACTCTATTAGAGTGAATCGTGGCGTTCCTGCATTATCTTCCCTGACTTTGGATGAACTTCTGGATGAAAGAGCTAGAGAGCTTTATTGGGAAGGATGGAGGAGACAGGATCTGATTCGCTTTGGAAAATTCCTTCAGGCATGGCAAGAAAAACCAGCCGATCCGGATCCTAAAACATTGGTATATCCGATTCCTAGCCAGCAAATAGCTGTGAATCCTAACTTAACACAAAACCCCGGATACAACGAGCAATAG
- the susC_1 gene encoding TonB-dependent receptor SusC: MEKTAFLTKQAAKLKMLLLLLVIFSFSHAYAQNGSITGTVMNDKGENLPGATVSVEEKGTNVMVDADGKYTITGLAPGTYKLSVSFVGYDSAERTVTVGENETQTADFVLLTTARTIDEVVVIGYGTARKRDLTGSMVTIGEKDFNKGVITNPDQLIQGKTPGVMIINNTGQPGGSVTVRIRGNSSIRASNNPLFVLDGVPMSGNSPVPAGRGGFTSDRGNPLTYLNPGDIASMDILKDASATAIYGSRGANGVVLITTKKGKAGEPVISVGASVGLSNLREKPKVLSAAQFREALQYYTPSEAADADFGSDVDAFDAITRTAGTQNYYADVSGGTKHGKYRVSGGFMDQKGIVIGSELKKYTTNFTGNFRFLENRRLGLDFSLFYTQINNKYAPIDVGVGAEGNVISQALQWNPTRPLRDAAGNLTYINTNTRNPLASIEAYKDRSVTNTAVINLSPYYKITDDLEYRFIYSVMRQSGSREGMYRAGIIDPSADNNEQAFISNSAETNQQVTHTLSYNKQVSPDWHINAVAGYEYLDYNYNNNLMFGGGFRYLGLDYYDYMNYSAINTREVTSYRSPTNQLQSLFIRGGFNYLNRYLLTATVRRDGSTKFGANNKYAIFPSLALAWNIHEESFLQESRGVNQLKLRLGWGKTGNQEFPSGASLDRFVFGTQSISQANYGNPDLKWETSITLNAGLDFAFFNNRLYGSIDFFNKKTTDALFEQTLAQPAPAGRIWVNLDGEVVNKGVEIALTGTVIRNSNWTWDVTGNVTFLKNSVSGLLGYYETGALRGQGFSGVLGQRMVNGQPLNVWYLAIYEGIDPTTGMSMYRGLDGSISTENDPAINKFYVNSPNPKTLLGISTNVSYKKFTLSANMNGAMGHYLFNNTAATTLGLSNLSLRNIGSKFFDKSVKESTSNSASPSTRYLEKGNYMKMANATLSYKVGDIGKTIKNLNISLTGQNLFILTKYTGFDPEVNTDGSSNGIPSLGIEYLPYPPARTILLGINFSL; encoded by the coding sequence ATGGAAAAAACTGCTTTTCTAACAAAGCAGGCCGCGAAGCTGAAAATGCTTTTGCTGTTGCTTGTCATTTTTTCATTCAGTCATGCCTATGCGCAGAATGGCTCCATTACTGGAACAGTGATGAACGACAAAGGAGAAAATCTGCCTGGTGCTACTGTTTCAGTGGAGGAGAAAGGCACAAATGTGATGGTAGACGCTGACGGAAAATATACTATTACAGGATTAGCCCCTGGTACTTATAAATTGTCAGTTTCATTTGTAGGTTATGACTCGGCAGAACGTACTGTAACCGTAGGTGAAAATGAAACACAGACCGCTGACTTCGTATTATTGACAACGGCACGTACCATTGATGAGGTTGTGGTAATCGGGTATGGTACTGCCAGAAAAAGAGACCTTACTGGTTCGATGGTTACCATCGGCGAAAAAGATTTTAACAAAGGTGTTATTACCAACCCCGATCAGCTGATTCAGGGTAAAACGCCCGGTGTGATGATTATTAATAATACCGGACAGCCGGGTGGTTCCGTAACGGTTCGTATTCGTGGTAACTCTTCTATTAGAGCAAGTAACAATCCTCTGTTTGTGCTGGATGGTGTACCTATGTCAGGAAACTCACCGGTTCCGGCAGGACGCGGTGGTTTTACTTCCGACAGAGGTAATCCGCTTACGTACCTTAATCCCGGCGATATTGCCAGTATGGATATTTTGAAAGATGCCTCTGCAACTGCGATCTATGGTTCGCGTGGTGCCAATGGCGTAGTGCTGATCACAACTAAAAAAGGAAAAGCCGGGGAACCTGTAATCTCGGTAGGGGCTTCTGTAGGTTTATCCAATCTTAGAGAAAAACCAAAAGTATTAAGTGCAGCACAATTCAGAGAAGCCTTACAATATTACACACCAAGCGAAGCTGCAGATGCGGATTTTGGAAGTGATGTTGATGCATTTGATGCTATTACCCGCACAGCTGGTACACAAAACTATTATGCCGATGTATCAGGTGGTACTAAACACGGGAAATATCGAGTATCAGGAGGTTTTATGGACCAAAAAGGTATTGTTATTGGTTCAGAACTTAAAAAGTATACTACCAACTTTACTGGAAACTTCCGTTTCCTGGAGAATAGAAGACTGGGACTTGACTTTTCTTTATTCTATACACAAATCAATAACAAGTACGCTCCTATAGACGTGGGCGTAGGAGCAGAGGGAAATGTTATTTCACAGGCGCTGCAATGGAATCCTACACGTCCTCTCAGAGATGCTGCCGGTAATCTTACATACATTAATACCAATACACGTAACCCGCTAGCAAGTATTGAAGCTTATAAAGACCGCTCTGTAACGAATACCGCAGTGATTAATCTGTCGCCTTATTATAAAATCACCGATGATCTGGAATATCGTTTTATTTATAGTGTAATGAGACAAAGCGGTTCTCGTGAAGGTATGTATAGAGCCGGTATCATCGACCCGAGTGCAGATAACAATGAGCAGGCATTTATCTCCAATAGTGCCGAAACCAACCAGCAGGTAACACATACCTTATCTTACAACAAGCAGGTTTCTCCCGATTGGCATATCAATGCTGTTGCGGGTTATGAATATCTGGATTACAATTATAATAACAATCTCATGTTTGGTGGTGGATTCAGATATCTGGGGTTAGACTACTATGATTACATGAACTATTCTGCCATCAACACCAGAGAGGTTACATCTTATAGAAGCCCTACCAATCAGTTGCAGTCGCTATTTATTCGTGGCGGATTTAACTACCTAAATCGTTACTTGCTTACTGCAACTGTAAGAAGGGATGGTTCTACTAAGTTTGGTGCTAATAATAAGTATGCCATCTTCCCTTCGTTAGCTCTAGCATGGAATATTCATGAAGAATCTTTCTTGCAAGAGAGCAGAGGTGTAAATCAGCTGAAACTAAGATTAGGCTGGGGTAAAACCGGTAACCAAGAGTTTCCTTCCGGTGCATCGCTGGATAGATTCGTGTTTGGAACACAAAGTATCAGCCAAGCCAACTATGGTAATCCTGACCTGAAATGGGAAACTTCTATTACACTGAACGCCGGTCTAGACTTTGCCTTTTTCAATAATCGTTTGTATGGTTCTATTGACTTTTTTAATAAGAAAACTACAGATGCACTGTTTGAGCAAACCCTTGCACAGCCTGCACCTGCAGGACGTATTTGGGTGAACCTAGATGGAGAAGTAGTGAACAAAGGTGTTGAAATAGCATTAACCGGAACTGTAATCAGAAACAGCAACTGGACCTGGGATGTTACCGGAAATGTTACTTTCCTGAAAAATAGTGTAAGCGGCTTGTTGGGATATTATGAAACTGGTGCTTTAAGAGGTCAGGGCTTCTCAGGTGTACTGGGACAGAGAATGGTGAACGGACAGCCCCTGAATGTATGGTATCTGGCCATCTATGAAGGTATCGATCCTACCACCGGCATGAGTATGTATCGTGGTTTGGATGGAAGTATCAGTACAGAGAACGACCCGGCTATTAATAAATTCTATGTAAACAGTCCTAACCCCAAAACACTATTGGGTATTTCTACCAATGTTTCTTACAAGAAGTTTACACTCAGTGCCAACATGAACGGCGCTATGGGACATTACTTGTTTAACAACACTGCAGCTACTACACTGGGATTAAGTAACCTTTCTTTAAGAAATATCGGTTCTAAATTCTTTGATAAATCGGTTAAAGAATCTACCTCTAACTCAGCATCGCCTTCTACACGTTATCTTGAAAAAGGTAACTACATGAAAATGGCGAATGCTACTTTGAGCTATAAAGTAGGTGATATCGGAAAAACCATTAAAAACCTCAATATATCTCTTACAGGTCAGAACCTTTTCATTCTTACAAAATATACAGGATTTGATCCAGAGGTTAATACCGATGGTTCTAGCAACGGTATTCCTTCTCTGGGTATCGAATACCTGCCTTATCCACCTGCAAGAACTATATTATTAGGTATTAATTTCTCTTTATAA
- the treA gene encoding Periplasmic trehalase: MIINTTDIGFYKRDLFKRVQLEHLFEDQKTFADALPLMDTKIIEARYREEVQKPGFDLKAFIYEHFEIPRYQPRTIEVQIKKSIREHIIGLWDVLTRVNTVPRGSLLGLPYPYVAPGGRFDEMYYWDSYFTMLGLAVSNRIDLVEYMVENFTYLINTVGFIPNATRNYYLTRSQIPFYAAMIKLLQGLKGEEVLGKYLPALEKEYAFWMHGAEHLNPKDYHYKRVVRMEDGTILNRYWDDEDAPRPEGYAFDVKLDTHKEGFYRHIRAACESGWDFSSRWFEDEKDVRTICTTDIIPVDLNCMVLLLEKTLLEAYEYIADTEKADRLQNVVTMRIEAINKFMWDDELGVYRDFNFKKKKNTNAFTLAMLFPLFVRISKPDRAKRVLSFVSEKMLNTGGLQTTMVNSDQQWDASNGWAPLQWIGYKSALNYDDKKLAYAIKKSWMDTLEAGYERTGKLMEKYPVSGLPVVLDAGGEYLNQDGFGWTNGVYLGMAVADMENTVITHN; the protein is encoded by the coding sequence ATGATTATTAACACTACCGATATTGGATTTTATAAAAGGGATCTGTTTAAGCGCGTACAGTTAGAGCACCTTTTTGAAGATCAGAAAACTTTTGCCGATGCTCTGCCATTGATGGATACCAAAATCATCGAGGCCCGGTATCGCGAAGAGGTGCAGAAGCCGGGTTTTGATCTTAAGGCTTTTATTTACGAGCACTTTGAAATTCCCCGATATCAACCTCGTACCATAGAAGTACAGATAAAGAAATCTATCCGTGAGCATATTATCGGTTTATGGGATGTGCTGACCCGCGTTAATACTGTTCCCAGAGGATCGCTGTTGGGATTGCCATATCCTTATGTGGCACCGGGTGGCCGTTTTGATGAAATGTATTACTGGGACAGTTATTTTACGATGTTGGGTCTTGCCGTGAGTAATCGTATAGACCTTGTAGAGTACATGGTCGAAAACTTCACCTATTTGATTAATACGGTAGGGTTTATTCCCAACGCTACAAGGAATTATTATTTAACCCGTTCCCAGATTCCTTTTTATGCAGCAATGATAAAACTGCTGCAAGGATTAAAAGGTGAGGAAGTTTTGGGTAAGTATCTGCCTGCTTTGGAAAAGGAGTATGCTTTCTGGATGCATGGTGCGGAACATTTAAATCCGAAAGATTATCATTACAAGCGTGTGGTGCGTATGGAAGATGGCACGATTTTAAATCGTTACTGGGATGATGAAGATGCGCCACGTCCTGAAGGCTATGCTTTTGATGTCAAGCTCGATACTCATAAAGAAGGATTCTATCGTCATATCAGAGCAGCCTGCGAATCGGGTTGGGATTTTTCGAGCCGTTGGTTTGAAGATGAAAAGGATGTTCGAACGATTTGCACAACCGATATTATTCCTGTGGATCTGAACTGTATGGTATTACTGCTTGAAAAGACACTTTTAGAAGCCTATGAGTATATAGCCGATACTGAAAAAGCAGATCGATTGCAAAATGTCGTCACCATGCGCATCGAAGCCATCAATAAGTTTATGTGGGATGATGAGCTAGGTGTGTATCGAGATTTCAACTTTAAGAAGAAAAAAAATACTAATGCTTTCACACTTGCGATGTTATTTCCACTCTTTGTAAGAATAAGTAAGCCAGATCGTGCAAAGAGAGTATTAAGTTTTGTAAGTGAAAAAATGTTAAACACCGGCGGTCTGCAAACTACGATGGTGAATAGCGATCAGCAGTGGGATGCTTCTAACGGTTGGGCTCCTTTGCAATGGATCGGTTATAAAAGTGCTTTAAACTATGATGATAAAAAGCTTGCCTATGCTATTAAAAAAAGTTGGATGGATACCCTGGAGGCAGGGTATGAGCGTACAGGAAAACTTATGGAAAAATATCCCGTCAGCGGACTTCCGGTAGTGTTAGATGCCGGAGGTGAATATCTGAATCAGGATGGTTTTGGATGGACCAATGGCGTGTATTTAGGTATGGCCGTTGCCGATATGGAAAACACTGTAATTACACATAACTGA
- the rhaS_1 gene encoding HTH-type transcriptional activator RhaS, which yields MKIEYEIVRADPGSSFRIIHHKRVRKTDFIWQYHYHPEYEIVYVPYGNGTRHVGNHLSNYLNGDLVLIGSNLPHSGFGINSSGFHEEIVVQVHKEVLPLHLTESGPLEQLLTKSQYGLSFYGNTKQQAGEKLMAIVDQPPFQRYLTMLEVFHILSTSDEYHILNTSIVSPTLLTKHKSRLQKVFTYVEQHYHNEIDIKTVAALVGLSVPSFCNFFKKATNITFSEFVNQYRIQRACILLHQDKSIAEVCFECGFNHVTYFNKLFKKIMNLTPSEFKKNMEPVT from the coding sequence ATGAAAATTGAGTACGAAATAGTTCGGGCTGACCCTGGCAGCTCTTTTCGCATTATCCATCATAAGAGAGTTCGGAAAACGGATTTTATCTGGCAATACCATTATCATCCGGAGTACGAAATTGTATATGTGCCATATGGAAACGGGACACGTCATGTAGGAAATCACTTAAGCAATTATCTCAACGGAGATCTCGTACTCATTGGAAGCAATTTGCCCCATTCGGGATTCGGTATTAACAGTAGCGGCTTTCACGAGGAAATTGTAGTGCAGGTACATAAAGAAGTGCTCCCCCTACATCTTACCGAATCGGGACCATTGGAACAGCTCCTGACCAAATCCCAATACGGGCTTTCCTTTTACGGCAATACCAAACAACAGGCAGGAGAAAAACTGATGGCCATTGTTGACCAACCGCCGTTCCAGCGCTATCTTACTATGCTGGAAGTATTTCATATTTTATCCACCTCCGATGAATATCATATTTTAAACACATCGATTGTATCCCCCACTCTTTTGACCAAACATAAAAGTCGACTGCAAAAAGTATTCACCTATGTAGAACAGCATTATCATAATGAAATCGATATTAAAACGGTGGCTGCATTGGTGGGATTATCAGTGCCATCGTTTTGTAATTTCTTCAAAAAAGCAACCAACATTACTTTTTCCGAATTTGTGAATCAGTACCGCATTCAAAGAGCCTGTATACTATTGCATCAGGATAAAAGCATTGCAGAGGTGTGCTTTGAATGCGGCTTCAATCATGTCACTTATTTCAATAAGTTGTTTAAGAAAATCATGAATCTAACCCCATCGGAGTTTAAAAAGAATATGGAACCCGTAACCTGA
- the cshA gene encoding DEAD-box ATP-dependent RNA helicase CshA codes for MKNTILEAALKPFMSIQALETLKEYFGFSSFRPMQQEVVEAALAGHDVLALMPTGGGKSICYQVPALCKDGLCLVISPLIALMNDQIQHLRKKSITAFAIHSGMRRKDIIQVLETAARSNCKFLYVSPERLETVLFKEYLPALHVNFIAVDEAHCISQWGYDFRPPYLRIAQLREELPDVPVIALTASATPLVQQDICEKLSLGSDNRFKIFQQSFERPNLSYSVFKIESKINKIVSILNRVQGAAIIYCKSRKRTKEIAELLQAQGFAADFYHAGLSTEERNTKQQQWIENKIRIIVCTNAFGMGIDKPDVRVVIHADVPDCLENYYQEAGRAGRDGQRAYAVLLYNDNELEDLKQLPEIRYPSPETIRTVYSSVVNYLQLPEGEAPGESYDFILKDFVKKFGLDVQTTIYGLKALEQDGWLSFNEQVFSAATVCFSSYKDDLYHYENNHPEFEPLIKTLLRTYEGIYDYPVPISENYLAYLLRCDTTTVKEQLLRLHRDRIIVYEPQKEDPQVTLTRTRIKTSLLEINLEKHKERKTLFTERIHKILEYIHETVNCRSKIIGNYFGDHKISECGICDNCLRKRKTLVSQDLFEKITVLLSTYTRPVIVDELFETLRDYNKEHIWTVIDFLVDEGKIHLTSDGSISLVK; via the coding sequence TTGAAAAATACTATTTTAGAAGCGGCGTTAAAGCCATTTATGAGCATACAAGCACTGGAAACCTTAAAAGAATATTTTGGCTTCAGCAGTTTCAGGCCTATGCAGCAGGAAGTTGTTGAAGCTGCATTGGCAGGCCATGATGTGCTAGCGCTTATGCCCACCGGTGGCGGAAAGTCCATCTGTTATCAGGTTCCCGCTCTCTGCAAAGACGGGCTGTGTCTAGTTATCTCCCCACTCATTGCTTTAATGAACGACCAGATACAGCATCTGCGAAAAAAAAGTATTACTGCATTTGCCATACACTCGGGCATGCGGCGCAAGGATATCATCCAAGTTTTAGAAACAGCAGCACGCAGCAATTGTAAATTCCTATATGTATCGCCCGAACGCCTAGAAACAGTATTATTCAAGGAATATCTCCCAGCGCTGCATGTAAACTTTATTGCTGTGGATGAAGCGCATTGTATCTCACAATGGGGCTACGATTTTAGACCTCCCTACCTACGCATCGCTCAACTGCGAGAAGAACTACCCGATGTACCGGTTATTGCACTTACAGCATCTGCCACACCATTGGTGCAGCAAGATATTTGTGAAAAACTTTCTTTAGGTTCAGATAACCGATTTAAAATTTTCCAGCAATCATTTGAGAGGCCGAACCTCTCCTATAGTGTTTTCAAGATCGAATCAAAAATAAATAAGATTGTATCGATACTGAACCGCGTACAAGGTGCAGCCATCATTTATTGCAAGAGCCGTAAACGCACCAAAGAAATTGCCGAATTACTGCAGGCACAAGGGTTTGCTGCTGATTTCTATCATGCCGGGCTGAGTACTGAGGAAAGAAACACAAAACAACAACAGTGGATTGAGAACAAAATCCGCATCATAGTTTGTACCAATGCATTTGGTATGGGTATTGATAAACCCGATGTACGGGTTGTTATTCATGCCGATGTACCGGACTGCTTAGAAAACTATTATCAAGAAGCCGGACGTGCGGGACGTGACGGGCAACGTGCTTATGCAGTATTACTCTATAACGATAATGAACTGGAAGATCTGAAACAACTTCCCGAAATTAGATATCCTTCTCCGGAAACTATCCGAACCGTATATAGTAGTGTCGTTAATTATCTTCAGTTACCTGAGGGAGAAGCCCCGGGTGAAAGCTATGATTTCATCTTAAAAGATTTTGTAAAAAAATTCGGACTCGACGTGCAAACCACTATTTACGGATTAAAAGCCTTGGAGCAGGATGGATGGCTGAGTTTTAATGAACAGGTATTTAGTGCTGCTACAGTGTGCTTCAGTAGTTACAAAGATGATTTGTACCATTATGAAAACAACCATCCTGAGTTCGAACCACTTATTAAAACATTATTACGCACCTATGAAGGTATCTACGATTATCCTGTGCCTATATCCGAAAATTATCTGGCCTATTTGTTACGTTGCGATACAACCACAGTAAAGGAGCAACTGCTACGGCTCCACCGCGACAGAATTATTGTGTACGAACCTCAAAAGGAAGACCCTCAGGTGACGCTAACACGTACACGCATTAAAACTTCTCTACTGGAGATTAATCTGGAAAAACATAAAGAAAGAAAAACTCTCTTTACAGAGAGAATTCATAAAATTCTCGAATACATCCACGAAACGGTCAATTGCCGTAGTAAAATTATCGGCAATTACTTTGGTGATCACAAAATCAGCGAATGCGGTATATGTGACAACTGTCTTAGAAAGAGAAAAACTTTAGTTTCACAGGATCTATTTGAAAAGATTACTGTCTTACTGAGCACATATACCCGGCCCGTAATAGTTGACGAACTATTTGAAACCCTTCGGGATTATAACAAAGAACACATTTGGACCGTCATTGATTTTCTGGTGGATGAAGGCAAAATTCATTTAACGAGCGACGGGAGTATTTCTTTGGTGAAATAG